A segment of the Nostoc sp. TCL26-01 genome:
ACAGAAATCTCTCGGTCTTTTTGGGCCACACTCCAGTCGGCATAAGCTTGAGTCAGTGCCATTAAACTGGTACGTACCAAAGGCCCGTGACCAACTGCATACATTCTCACTTGATAGTCAGAGATTTTTTCCAACGCTGCTTCTACATGAACAGCATGGGGAGCCATCAAACAGTTGTAGTAATAACGCTGGTCTTCTTTAAAAGATTCCCAGTTGTCATCAAACACATCATCACCGCAGATATGCGCCCCAAACAACTTATCTGTGTAGAGAATCTGGGTTTGTACGTCGTAAGTACAAAGTCCTTCCGGCCAACGGGGGCTAGGAATTGGTAAGAACTTCAAAACATGACCCTTACCTAAATCTAGGGTTTCTTTCCCCCGCATTGTTAATATCTTTAAGCTGTCATCTGGGAACGCTGCTTTCAGGTTAGCTGCACCAGGAAGGGAACAAACAAAAGTAATTTGGGGAGCCAGTTCCAGCAGTGTTTTCAGCGTCGGGACACGGTTGGGACTAAAATGACCCAGGATAACATAATCCAATTTTTTCAAATCAACCGTCTGCTGCAATGCTTGCAAATAAATAGCCGTGAAGCTTTCCCCAGGCGGGTCAATCACTGCTGTTTTATCACCTGCAATTACATAACAGTTAGAGGTAGTACCTCTTTCTAGAGCATATTCAATTTCAAACCGCAGACGTGACCAACTACGCGCTCGTAAAACTTTGGTATTCGTCGCCACAGGCAAAACTTGAACATCACGAGGCTTAGAATCGCTCATAGATTTTGTTTGAGGTTTGTTAAAAAAATGGAAAAACCGGGTAGACTTTGCCCAGTTTTGAGTGGATGCGATGAAGCGGCGGAAATCCATAGGTATTGGGGAGGAGTGAGGGAGTGATGAGTGCTGAGTGCTGTTAGCGGTAGCGGGGCGTTTAGCCCGTGCTGAGTGATGAGTGGAAGTCGCAAGTCATACCATTTCACTTTAATAATGATACAAATACGTGAGTCCGTCAGTCCGTCAGGGATTGTAAATCCCTGTCTCATAGCTAAAGTCCTCTCAAGAGGACTGAATATCAGAGTCCATTTTAATGGACTTAAGCTATGAGACTACCGTTTTAACGGTGGGCGGACAATACCCAACGAGTAAGCTATATGTATCAGGATTTTTGTGAATTGGTATCACAAGTCGGAGAGTGCTGACTAACGACTAGTGACTAACGACTAGTGACTAATGACTATTGCCTATTGCCTATTCCCCCCTATCCCCTAGTAATAATTGCCTACCTTCCGGTGACGTACGGCGGTGAGTCCATCGGGTTTGGAAACACGACCTTCTTGAACTGTGCAGTAAAGAATCCAGTGGTCGCTGCATTCTAGGCTACTTTGGACTTCACATTCCATGTATGCTAGAGCGTCTGTGAGGATGGGGGAACCGTTTTTGGCAATTTGGGTCTTGACACCAGTAAAGCGGTCTGCACCGGGATGTAGGCGCTTGAGGAATTGTTTTTTCAGTTCTTGGTAATTGCCTTCTTCTAAGACATTGAGGACAAAGCGATCGCCTGCTTGCATTAAGCTATCAATAGCCCGGTCTTTGGCAACGGCAATGGTGAATCCCAAGGGTTGTAAGCTGGCTTGAGCGACCCAGGAGGCTAACATGGCGCTGCTAACATCACCTTTTTTGGTGGTGACGATATACAAGCCGTTGCTAATTCGTCCCAATGCCTTTTCCATGTTGACATCGAGAGATTTGATTTGCTTGATGTTGCGTTCCCGTGTCAGCAATTGTCCCAAGTCTGTACCTGCTTCCGCACATAGTTGATATGCAGAGGCGCTGGGAACTTCTTTAATCCGAATCGCTGGGAAGGCTTCTTTCACACCCAAGTCGATAAATTTGCGGCGAATGGTATCAATGGGTTCGTCATCTCCCCCGAAACACTCAAACAAACCAACGACTTGTTTATCCTTGACTACAGATAGCAAGGAACTGATACTGGCTTGTGCTGCAACCGAGGTGGTGGGAGGCATACCAATGATTAAACCAGCTGCTCTACCTGCCAATTCTTGAATTTCTTGCAGTTCGGCAGTACTCAGATCAATCATTTCCACGCCGACACCAGTTTTTTGGATACCTTCAGCGATCGCTTGACCAAGTAGGTTGCTATATCCATAATCGGCAACGTAAAATAAGCCGACGGTGGTTTCTGCTTTGGCTTGTCTTTGACTCCAGCTTTGGTAACACTCGGTCAACACATCTAAATGATGGTGTAACAGTGGCCCGTGACCGTTAGCGATGATGTTAATCTTGCCTAATTCCCCCATCCGCTTCATCGCATTTAGCAGGGAACGGGCATTAGGCCCCATGAGACAGTCATAGTAAAATCTAAAGTCAGCTTCAATCGCTTCTAAATCTTCATCAAAGGTGCGTTCATCGCAAAAGTGCATCCCAAAAGCATCACAAGTGAAGATGGTTTGGGTTTTGTGGTCATAACTAAAGATGGTGTCTGGCCAGTGGAGGTTAGGCGCACTGACAAATTCGATTTCGTGACCTTTGCCTATATCAATGCGATCGCCACTCTTAACAATCCGCTTAGAAAAAGGATCGTGTACTAAACCCTCTAAAAATTGTAGAGCAATCTTAGAAGCTAAAACAGTCGCTCTTGGTGCTAATTGCAGCACATCTTCCACCAAACCACTATGGTCTGGTTCTGTATGACTGACAATAATATAATCAATAGCCTTGGGGTTGATCAGACCTTTGAGTGTATCTAAATACAGTTGGCGAAACTTCTGGTGAGAAGTATCAATTAAAACTGTTTGTTCGCCCCTAATTAGATATGAATTATAAGTCGTACCATTTTGCAGTCCGAATTCGATATCAAAGCGATCGCGATCCCAGTCTAGACAACGAATCGCTGTGGTATTTGGGGCAATTTCTACGGTTTGGACAGTTAACCGATGCTGAACATTTTCTGCGACCGCTACCATTATTAGTCGTCTCCGAGCGCAAATAAACAGTATTGTTTCTCTGCCCCCATTGTGCGACTAACTGCAATTTAAAGTTGTAATAAAAACGATATTTCTTAAAATTCAACTTGTAGCAATTATTGCTATTTTTTAGCCTCTTTTTTAACTTAATATATCTCCGATAAATTAAGGAAATTAGAAAGTATCATGTCTTAAATATTGATATTTCTTGGCAAAATTTAAATTCCCAAATATATCATACATAACTTATTTATCTTGGCAAGATTACCGTAATAAAAATCATAGATTTCCCACATTTACTAAGAAAGAAGTAGCAATAAAATTGTAGGTTGGGTGGAGGCTTTGCGTAACCCAACATTCTGATCTCTTCTGATCTCTGTTGGGTTGCACTACGCTTAACCTAACCTACGCCTTTTTAAATTTACTCAGCACGAGCTAAACGCCCCGCTACTGCTCTAAGCGCAGCCATGCCCGTTGGCGTAGCCTCTCGTAGAGAAGGGCTTTACAGCACTCAGCACTCAGTACTGAGATGGTAATTTCATCATTGACGAATATCTCGTGAACCCGCCCCTAGCGTTTTGTAAGAAATGCCAAATTAAGCTAACAATTTTCATATCTTATAAGTGATGATTATAGATTGCCGATGGGCATACTATTCCATATGGATAAAAGTGTGTGAGTATTAATGGCTATGACAGTATCATTAGATACAAAATTTTTCATTCCTGGTTATCATCTTACTGAACAAATTTACTCAGGTAGCAAAACTTTAGTTTATCGAGGCATCAGAGAACAAGATCAAATGCCCGTAGTGCTGAAATTAATGCGAAGTGAGTATCCCAGTGCTAATGAAATTGCCCAATTTCGCAACCAATATAACTTAGCCAAAAATCTCAACCATCCTGGTATAGTAAAACTACTGAGCTTAGATAACTACGCCAATAGCTGCGTGTTGGTGATGGAAGACTTTGGTGGGATTTCGCTCAAGGAATGGCAAGAGAGAAGCCCACTACCTCTCAAAGAATTCTTTCATATTGCCATAGCCACAGCTACTATTTTAGAGGGACTGCATAGCGATCGCATCATTCATAAAGATATTAAACCCGCAAATATTCTCATTAATCCCCACACACTTGAAATCAAGTTAATTGACTTCAGTATCGCCACCCTACTACCACGAGAAGTTCCTTGTATTGTTAATCCCAATGTTTTAGAAGGAACTCTGGCTTACATTTCTCCCGAACAAACCGGAAGAATGAATCGGGGTATCGATTACCGCAGTGATTTTTATTCTTTAGGTATCACCTTTTTTGAACTCTTGACGGGACATTTACCTTTCATCAGTAATGACCCAATGGAGTTAGTTTACTGTCATATTGCTAAAACGCCTAACACGTTGCAAAATAGGGCAGGAATTCCCCAAGCTATTGCTGATATTGTCATGAAACTTCTGGCTAAAAATGCCGAAGATCGTTATCAGAGTGCTTATGGACTCAGATATGATCTAGAAAGATGCTATCAGCAGTGGGAAAATATAGGAGATATTGTCCCATTTGAGTTAGGAACTCAGGATATATCCGACCAATTTCTCATCCCCGAAAAACTCTATGGACGACAAAGAGAAGTAGAAATATTACTCACAGCTTTTGACCGAGTTACCCAAGGGAAAACCGAAATGGTCTTAGTTGCTGGCTTTTCTGGTATTGGGAAAACGGCGGTAGTAAATGAAGTACATAAACCGATTGCCCGACAAAGAAGTTACTTTATTAAAGGTAAATTTGACCAATTTCAACGAGATATTCCTTTGTCAGGATTAGTCCAAGCATTGCGTGATTTAATTGCACAAATTTTAAGTGAACCTGATGCTCAAATTCAGCGATGGCAAACTAAAATCCTCTCAGTCTTAGGTGAACAAGCACAAATTATTATTGATGTTATTCCTGAATTGGAACTAGTCATTGGTCAACAGCCAAAGGTATCCGAACTTGTTGGGTGTGCTGCGGAAAATCGGTTTTATTTATTGTTACAAGAATTCATTCAAGTCTTTACTAGTAACAAAAGACCTTTGGTCATATTTTTGGATGATTTGCAATGGGCAGATACTGCTTCTTTAAAATTGATTCAACTATTAATGAGTCAAACAAAATCTTGTTTATCTATTGAGACAACAGAACAGGAAAACAAGGAAAATAGGAATATCTTATTAATTGGTGCTTATCGAGATAATGAAGTTTTTTCATCTCATCCTTTAGAGCTAACTATTCAGGAAATCTACAAAACAGGAGCAACAATTCATACTATAACTTTGGCTCCTTTAACGCAAAATGATCTAACTAATTTGATTACTGATGTTTTGCGTTGTCATAATACTTTGACAATTCATCTGAGCCAAATTGTATTTAGTAAAACTCAAGGAAATCCCTTTTTCATCCATCAGTTTCTCAAGTGTCTCCATCAAGATCAAATCATCAGTTTTAATCATCATCTTGGTCATTGGCAGTGTGATATGTCCCAGATCAAGACTTTGGCATTAACAGATGATGTGGTTGAATTTATGAAAATTCAACTGATGAAATTACCACCATCAACTCAAAAGGTTTTACAATTAGCTGCTTGTATTGGTAATCAATTTGACTTAAATACTCTGGCTATTGTTTATGAAAAATCTCTGGGAGATACAGTTGCAGACTTGTGGATAGGTGTTGTAGAAGGCATAATTTTACCGCAAGCGGAAGTTTATCGATTATTAGATCAAGACTATAAATCTGAAGAGCAACAGTTAATAGGTAACTCCTCAACAGTCAACTGGGAAAATAAAGCCTCGACTCATGCTAATTATCAATCATCCAAGTGTCAATTTATTCACGATCGCGTCCAACAAGCAGCCTATAATAGCATTCCCGAAAATCATAAGCAATCTATTCATTGGCAAATCGGGAAATTACTTGTAAATAATACACCAATCACAGAAAGAGAAGATAAGATTTTTGAGATTGTTAATCAATTAAATATAGCGATTCCGTTGATTCTCAATCAGCCCTATGACATTCAATCCATCATAGAGGAGCGATATAATTTAGCACAGATGAATCTAATTGCTGGCACTAGAGCTTTAGCCTCAACAGCTTATTTAGTTGCTATCAAGTGTTTAACTACTGGTATTGACCTGCTAACAAATGATAGCTGGGAAAATCACTATCAACTGACTCTCGATTTATATACAACAGCAGCCGAAGCAGCATACTTAAACGGCAGCTTGTCACAGATGGAAAAATTTATCGAAGTAGTGCTACTAAAAGCAAATAATATTTTAGACACAGTGAAAGTTTATGAGTTGAAAATTCAGGCTTATGGTTCACAAAATAAAGCACTGGCAGCTGTGGATATTGCTCTAAATTTTGTCAAGTTATTAGATGTAAATTTCCCTAATAACCCAACTCCACTAGATATAGAGAATAAAATGGAGACAACTCGCAATTATCTAGCTGGGAGACAGATTGAAGACTTAATTCATCTGCCCAAAATGACAGCAGCAGAACCATTAGCTATCATGCAGATATTATCTAGTGCTG
Coding sequences within it:
- a CDS encoding ATP-binding sensor histidine kinase, yielding MTVSLDTKFFIPGYHLTEQIYSGSKTLVYRGIREQDQMPVVLKLMRSEYPSANEIAQFRNQYNLAKNLNHPGIVKLLSLDNYANSCVLVMEDFGGISLKEWQERSPLPLKEFFHIAIATATILEGLHSDRIIHKDIKPANILINPHTLEIKLIDFSIATLLPREVPCIVNPNVLEGTLAYISPEQTGRMNRGIDYRSDFYSLGITFFELLTGHLPFISNDPMELVYCHIAKTPNTLQNRAGIPQAIADIVMKLLAKNAEDRYQSAYGLRYDLERCYQQWENIGDIVPFELGTQDISDQFLIPEKLYGRQREVEILLTAFDRVTQGKTEMVLVAGFSGIGKTAVVNEVHKPIARQRSYFIKGKFDQFQRDIPLSGLVQALRDLIAQILSEPDAQIQRWQTKILSVLGEQAQIIIDVIPELELVIGQQPKVSELVGCAAENRFYLLLQEFIQVFTSNKRPLVIFLDDLQWADTASLKLIQLLMSQTKSCLSIETTEQENKENRNILLIGAYRDNEVFSSHPLELTIQEIYKTGATIHTITLAPLTQNDLTNLITDVLRCHNTLTIHLSQIVFSKTQGNPFFIHQFLKCLHQDQIISFNHHLGHWQCDMSQIKTLALTDDVVEFMKIQLMKLPPSTQKVLQLAACIGNQFDLNTLAIVYEKSLGDTVADLWIGVVEGIILPQAEVYRLLDQDYKSEEQQLIGNSSTVNWENKASTHANYQSSKCQFIHDRVQQAAYNSIPENHKQSIHWQIGKLLVNNTPITEREDKIFEIVNQLNIAIPLILNQPYDIQSIIEERYNLAQMNLIAGTRALASTAYLVAIKCLTTGIDLLTNDSWENHYQLTLDLYTTAAEAAYLNGSLSQMEKFIEVVLLKANNILDTVKVYELKIQAYGSQNKALAAVDIALNFVKLLDVNFPNNPTPLDIENKMETTRNYLAGRQIEDLIHLPKMTAAEPLAIMQILSSAVTFFYQAAPEIMPLVCFKQINLSLQYGNSPLSAFVYGIYGFMLCGVMGDIDSGYKFGNLALNLVANSHNLAAKTKIVATYNSHISHWKEHIKSRFPYFLETYSQALAVGDLEFAALSLQNYTLSAYFSGRELAQLQPEIAKYSNYISHIKQERVLLWNNIYHQTVLNLLGGSENTGDLTGEAYDEAQGLKIHLAANDGIGLLYLYFCKAQIHYLLANYYQARENIQQAEKYLHGGLGSVVFPQVHFYYSLVALALYDETAASEQQAILNKVVLNQEKMQQWAHHCPMNYLHKFYLVEAEYHRVLGNFLIAMDNYDRAITLAQENEYINEAALAYELAAKFYLELGRYKIAQTYLTDAYYSYSRWGALAKVADLQTRYPQLLTLIIQQEKLKTQPISHNITDSITNTLSQPSTHATVLSSHTSISDLLDLATVVKASQALSGEIELKQLLSTLMQVVMENAGASKSVLILSKGDKLKIKVAAINSSENFGEIQTTFPSENIELSREVPNNLINYVKRTREIFVTDDAKQINFLASDRYVIEQQPQSLLCIPIVNQGKFLGILYLENDLTTGAFTSDRIEILKLLTTQAAISLENAILYENLARANQELEEYNHTLEAKVESRTQELHENNQHLQQALQNLQYTQTQLVQSEKMSSLGQMVAGIAHEINNPINFIHGNISHASEYVKSLLELMAIYQQEYPHPAAIIEEKSEEIDINFLVVDLPKILDSMKMGSTRIRNIVIGLRNFSRLDESDMKPVDIHEGIDNTLMILQHRIKYKNDRPEITVIKEYAQIPAVNCYASQMNQVFMNILSNAIDAVEESVFNHPLTYKPTIRICTELTDSHNLRIRIIDNGLGIKEAVKQKIFDPFFTTKPVGSGTGLGLSISYQIVAEKHKGTLSCNSTLGQGTEFVIEIPGVAE
- a CDS encoding diflavin flavoprotein, whose translation is MVAVAENVQHRLTVQTVEIAPNTTAIRCLDWDRDRFDIEFGLQNGTTYNSYLIRGEQTVLIDTSHQKFRQLYLDTLKGLINPKAIDYIIVSHTEPDHSGLVEDVLQLAPRATVLASKIALQFLEGLVHDPFSKRIVKSGDRIDIGKGHEIEFVSAPNLHWPDTIFSYDHKTQTIFTCDAFGMHFCDERTFDEDLEAIEADFRFYYDCLMGPNARSLLNAMKRMGELGKINIIANGHGPLLHHHLDVLTECYQSWSQRQAKAETTVGLFYVADYGYSNLLGQAIAEGIQKTGVGVEMIDLSTAELQEIQELAGRAAGLIIGMPPTTSVAAQASISSLLSVVKDKQVVGLFECFGGDDEPIDTIRRKFIDLGVKEAFPAIRIKEVPSASAYQLCAEAGTDLGQLLTRERNIKQIKSLDVNMEKALGRISNGLYIVTTKKGDVSSAMLASWVAQASLQPLGFTIAVAKDRAIDSLMQAGDRFVLNVLEEGNYQELKKQFLKRLHPGADRFTGVKTQIAKNGSPILTDALAYMECEVQSSLECSDHWILYCTVQEGRVSKPDGLTAVRHRKVGNYY